In Phenylobacterium zucineum HLK1, one DNA window encodes the following:
- the glmM gene encoding phosphoglucosamine mutase, with amino-acid sequence MSKRAYFGTDGIRGQANRHPMTAEVALRVGMAAGKLFMSKDDRRHLVVIGKDTRLSGYMIEPALVAGFTSVGMDVRLFGPLPTPGVAMMTRSLRADLGVMISASHNHFADNGIKLFGPDGYKLSDEKELEIEALMDQGLQEGLATPDKLGRVQRIDDCQARYVEIAKATFPKGLSLAGMRIVIDCANGAAYKVAPETLYELGAEVIRVGVEPNGFNINEECGSTHPAAMSRLVKEYRADIGIALDGDADRLVICDEKGQVVDGDQIMALIADSWAKAGRLQGGGVVATVMSNLGLERFLKARNLKLERTQVGDRYVMARMREGGFNVGGEQSGHVILSDLSTTGDGLLAALQVLAVLQESDRPMSALARQFEPVPQKLENVRFGSGKPLEHDAVKKALAEAEQRLNGSGRIVVRASGTEPLIRVMAEGDDEKLVSQVVKEIVGAVKKVAA; translated from the coding sequence ATGAGCAAGCGCGCCTATTTCGGCACCGACGGCATCCGCGGCCAGGCCAACCGGCACCCGATGACGGCCGAGGTGGCGCTGCGCGTCGGCATGGCCGCCGGCAAGCTGTTCATGTCCAAGGACGACCGCCGCCACCTCGTGGTGATCGGCAAGGACACACGCCTGTCGGGCTACATGATCGAGCCGGCGCTGGTGGCCGGCTTCACCAGCGTGGGGATGGACGTGCGCCTGTTCGGCCCGCTGCCGACGCCGGGCGTGGCGATGATGACCCGCAGCTTGCGCGCCGACCTCGGCGTGATGATCTCGGCCTCGCACAATCACTTCGCCGACAACGGGATCAAGCTGTTCGGCCCCGACGGCTACAAGCTCTCGGACGAGAAGGAACTGGAGATCGAGGCCCTGATGGACCAGGGCCTGCAGGAGGGCCTGGCCACGCCGGACAAGCTGGGCCGCGTGCAGCGGATCGACGACTGCCAGGCGCGCTACGTCGAGATCGCCAAGGCCACCTTCCCCAAGGGGCTCAGCCTGGCCGGCATGCGCATCGTCATCGATTGCGCCAACGGCGCCGCCTACAAGGTGGCCCCCGAGACGCTGTACGAGCTGGGCGCCGAGGTGATCCGGGTCGGCGTCGAGCCCAACGGCTTCAACATCAACGAGGAGTGCGGCTCCACCCATCCGGCGGCCATGTCGCGGCTGGTGAAGGAGTACCGCGCCGACATCGGCATCGCCCTCGACGGCGACGCCGACCGGCTGGTGATCTGCGACGAGAAGGGCCAGGTGGTGGACGGCGACCAGATCATGGCGCTGATCGCCGACAGCTGGGCCAAGGCCGGCCGGCTGCAGGGCGGCGGCGTGGTGGCCACGGTGATGTCGAACCTCGGCCTCGAGCGGTTCCTGAAGGCCCGGAACCTGAAGCTGGAGCGGACCCAGGTGGGCGACCGCTACGTCATGGCCCGCATGCGCGAGGGCGGCTTCAACGTGGGCGGCGAGCAGTCGGGCCACGTGATCCTCTCCGACCTGTCCACCACGGGCGACGGCCTGCTGGCGGCGCTGCAGGTGCTGGCGGTGCTGCAGGAAAGCGACAGGCCGATGAGCGCGCTCGCCCGCCAGTTCGAGCCGGTGCCCCAGAAGCTGGAGAACGTCCGCTTCGGCTCGGGCAAGCCGCTGGAGCACGACGCGGTGAAGAAGGCCCTGGCCGAGGCCGAGCAGCGCCTGAACGGCTCGGGCCGGATCGTGGTCCGCGCCTCGGGCACCGAGCCGCTGATCCGGGTGATGGCCGAGGGCGACGACGAGAAGCTGGTCAGCCAGGTGGTGAAGGAGATCGTGGGCGCCGTGAAGAAGGTCGCCGCCTGA